The Moorena producens PAL-8-15-08-1 genomic interval TGAATGGCGAATTCAAGAATTCTTACAGCAATTTCCAGAACTTGCTAACCTCCGCTCTTTGATACCAGAGGTGTTGCATTTTGATGGTGAGAATTCCATTATGGTTTTCCGCTATCTCGATGACTATCGGGATTTAATGGATTTCTACGCCAAAGAAAATATCTTTCCTACAGAGGTTGCTGCCACCATCGGCACCCTCTTAGGAAAAATCCATCATCATACATTTAATCGTAAAGACTATCAAGATTTCTTCTGTACCGAAACCGATAATCAAACCACTGAGCAAGTGCCTAGATTAGTTAACAGTTTAGAACGAATTGGTCCGGAAATCTTTGGTTCGGTACCTGCTGACGGGCTGAAATTCTTTGCCCTTTATCAACGATACGATAGTTTAGGGCAAGCGATCGCACAACTAGGCAATACTTTTGCCCCCTGCTGTCTGACCCACAATGACCTAAAGCTAAATAATATCCTTCTGCACCAAGATTGGGAGCATGAAAGTACCAGCATGGTCAGGCTAATTGATTGGGAGCGCTGTAGTTGGGGAGACCCGGCGTTTGATTTAGGAACACTGATCAGCAGCTATGTCCAAATCTGGCTGAGTAGCCTGGTGATCAGTAAATCTTTAAGTATTGAAGAATCCCTAGGTTTAGCCATGACCCCCTTGGAACAGCTCCAGCCTTCCATTGCTGCCCTAACCAAAGGGTATTTTGAAACCTTTCCAGAAATTTTAGAACACCGACCTGATTTCTTGCGGACAGTAGTGCAATTTACCGGTTTTGGTTTGATTCAACGAATTCGGGCGATGATTGAGTACCAAAAATCCTTTGGTAATGCCGGGATTGCCATGCTTCAGGTGGCCAAGACCTTGTTGTGTCGTCCAGAAAAATCCATGCCCACGATTTTTGGCCCTGCTATTGCTGAATTAATTCAACTCAGTCCTTCCGCTGTTTAACTAAGACCTTACACCAAGTTTAAAATTTACCTGTCAAGGTAGGGAACAGGGAACGGGGAACAGGGAACAGTGATAAGATTTGACTATTTGATTACTGAAATTGATTGTTATCACTGTCTTGATGCAGTCGCTCATGGGGGAAACCACGGCAATAGCGAGTGGGGGAGACCCCCAAGACCGCGCTGCCTCCCCAAGACCGCGCTACATCGCTTCCGTTATTAAGTTTTTTTGTACTTGTGGAAGATCCCAGTTTAAGACATAGCATTCCAATAACATCAAAAACTCTTCAAAGGTCTTTCCTACTGTTCCCTGTTCCCTATTCCCTGTTCCCTGTTCCCTACTCCCTACTCCCTACTCCCTACTCCCTACTCCCTACCAAACCATGATCCAACTACTTGATTCTAGAGCAATTCAACCATCCCCCATCACCAATCAGCAATTACTAGACGTTCTAGACGATATTGTTAACAAAGTAAAAATCCAATCAGACTTCTCTATTCACCATTCAGATTACAAACCGTTGGAAATTCCAGCCGAAGCTGTGGAACGTTTTCAACGAATGCCCGAGGATATGCAGCAAAAATATATCAGTCTGCAACTGCGGAGTTTTCTATATGGTATTTATTACAATGGCTCAATGCGAGATACTCTCGCACCGGAAGCAGATACTGAAGCTGCGCCAGTAGACCTGGAGAACAATACCATCCTGGGAGTAGATGTGGGATTTTATCAGCGACTGCACGACAGCAATAGTGGCAAAGGCTACTTTGACCCTGGTTGGTCTGTTCTCAGAGAAGAAAGTGATGGCACTTTGGCTGTCACTAAGGGAGGATTGAGGCTGCATATTGAACGGGAGCAGCATCTGCCAGCATCCCAGCAATCTGCCACGGTCGGGGATTTAGTAGCAATCCGTATGCCTAAGAATTTGGTGCAAAATGGCTTTTATATGGCCGTTGGCAATCTAGAAGCACATCGTCCGCAAACAGACCAGTCAGTCACTGTGCGAATTTACTTCAACTTGACTCCTGACGGTGCAGTTGCCGTAATGGGTAGCTTAACCCAACAGCTAAACGAAATCGAAATTCCGTTCCACTTTAAAGTTTTGTACAATCCCAAAGACTACGAACGGCACGATTCTGGGGTACTCTACTTTGATAAGTGTCACTATGACGCTGTTGAAGGAGTTTTAAAGACTGTTTATACAGAGCACCAATCCCATTTTCAGCCAGACGTTCCCCTATTTACCATGGAGCTAGCACCAGGATTGGGGTTAGCAGAAGAACCAGACCAAAAATTTGCCGAACAGGAAAGCTTTGGCATGAATCGCTGTCAGATTGTGGCCAATGGGTTGTTAGACGCTTGGCATCAAGGGGATGATTCCACTGAAGCAAGGATGAAGGCTATCCTTGGGCAATTTTCTAGGCTGGGGATTGACTTGGAGCGTGTTTATCTCAATGCCAATTCTGAAGATATTTACACATCCTTAAATTTCTCTTAGTCCAAGTAATAAAAAATTATAGCGCTACGCTTAGCGTCAGAAGTCAGAAGTTAGAAGTCAGAAGTAAGCTATGACTAAGTTTCAGAGTTTATAAATCTTCTAATCTTAATGCGTAGTGCTATAAACCTTTTTTAAAAAAATTTATAACTAAATTACCACTTTGAGAGATTTTTTACATGCCAGTAATAGGGTCAGAAATATCACCAATCGCGACTATAGCGATTAACGCCACGTTTTTATCAGAGCGGGTCAATAACCCTTGTTACCAGAATGTTATTCCCCAAAAAGATCATGATCTGATTGAAGAACGCCTCAACACCTGGTCTCAACTGCTGGGAGGAGAACAACAACTTAAAAAGCGCCTTCAGTGGGATGGATTAGACTTAACTACAGTCCTTAACTTACTAGGAACAGCAGAGTTTAGAGAAGATTACCCCTTACCAAGCTGGGCAGAAACTCTCAAAGAATTAATTGAAACTAGCGCTGCTTCATGGCTAACTCTAGAGGGGGAATATAACTCTCCACTTGACTCCCAAAATCCCTTACCGTTTGAAGACTTTTATTTACCCTTTATCCGAGTAGGGCGCAGTAAATTATCTACTGGATTATCGGCAAATAGTCCTCTAACTTTGTTGAGCCAAGAAGCCTACGCAGCCCTAGAAAGGAGCTTGCTGCAACAACTGGTTAATTTAGGCACAGAAACCTTACTATTTGAATTTAACACATTCCGGGAAGCTCACCCCCCTGCTAACCAAACGACTGCCCAAGACAGTCGAATTAGTTATAATACTTTTTTTAAAAATCTTCTCAAAGATGGGGGGCTGGCATTTTTCAATCGCTACCCAGTCTTAGGTCGTCTGATAGCTACAACCCTTGATTTATGGGTAGAATATACTACTGAATTCATCCAACGTCTGCAACAAGATTTTTCGGCAATTGAACGTATATTTTCTGAGCAGGCAAGTCTAGGAAACGTCCAAACAATTGAGACTTCCCTCTCCAATCCCCACCATGGCGGACGCTCGGTTTTAGCTCTTACCTTCTCTTCCGGAATTAAAGTGCTGTATAAGCCCAAAGACTTGGGCTTAGATGTTGCTTTCAATCAGTTACTAGACTGGTGCAACCACCAGGAAACATCCTTAACCTTCAAATTAACTAAGATTCTCAATCGCCAGGGATATGGATGGGTTGAATTTATTGAGCACCAACCTTGTGACAATCAAGCCGCAGTTCAACGGTTCTATCACAGAGCAGGGATGTTATTATCACTGCTCCATTTATTAGGAGCAAGTAGTTGTGATAATCAAAATGTGATTGCTAGTGGTGAATATCCTAGTCTTATCGATGCTGACCTCTTGATGCATCCTGTACAGCAGAGCTTGAATGAATCGGAAGACTGGTTTAAGTATTCAGTGCTTCATACAGGCTTGTTACCTGGTTGGGAAGGTGATACCTACTCCGCAAATCCTCAAGATTCCAGCGTCCTAGGTAATATTTGGCCCAAGCAAATACATTCCTCTCGGGAGTGGAAATTTATTAATACAGATGGGATGCATTTAGCTCCCAACAAGGTGATTATTCCTGCCGGGACTAATGTGGTCATTCTAGACGGGAAAACTGTCTCACCTAATAACTATGTTGAGCAAATCGTCACTGGCTTTGAGGAAATCTATCACCTCTTAAGTAAAAATCGGGAAATGCTCCTAGGGCAAGAAAGTCCCCTCTGTGCCTTACAATTTTTAAAGTCTCGATTTAGTCTGCGCCCAACCCTCACCTATGGTATGGTCTCCAAACGCAGCCTCAGTCCTCAATATTTGCGTAATGGCGCGGACTATAGCATTCTGATCGATTTTCTCAGCCGTCACTACTTAATGGGTGAAGAAAACTTAGACTTTAAAGAACTATTAGGAGCAGAAACGACGTCTTTACAACAGCTAGATATTCCCTATTTCACGGTATTTTGTAATAGTACTGCCCTAGAGTTGGCATCAGCTAAACCAATCAAGCACTTCTTTAAAACATCCAGTTACCAACAGTTAATTGCTAAAATCCAAAGTCTTGATGAAGAGGATTTAGCCAAGCAAATTAAATTGATTCGGGCGAGTTTTTATGCCAAGTATGCCCATTTGACTAATAACAGTGCTGCTTTACAGGGGAATTTCTCCCAATTCTCCTCATTGAATTCTGACGAATTATTGGAAGAAGCTATAGCAATTGGCAATAGTCTTGTCGCCAATGCAATTGAGACTGGTGACGGCTGCAACTGGATTGATTTAGATTATATGTTCAAGGCGAAGCGCTATCAACTCCAGGTATTGGATGATTCTTTATTTACGGGGCGAGCTGGAGTTAGCCTATTTCTAGCAGCCCTAGGAAAAATTACTGGTGAGCCAGAATTTAAAGAGGTAGCAAAAGCTGCTTTATGCCCTTTACGTCAGTCTCTTAAGAAAGCACAAGCCGACCGAAACTTGTTGCAGTTAAGACTTGATGGAATCAAATTAGGTGGTGTCCTCGGTTTAATGGGGCTAGGTGGGATCATTTACAGTTTGGTTAAAATTAGTCAGTTTCTCCAAGAGCCAGCCCTTCTCGGAGATGCCCAGCAAGCTGCAAAACTAATTACAGCAGATGTAATCGCCGCCGATCAAACCCTGGATATTATTTTTGGAGTAGCGGGGGCAATCATGGGCTTATTAACTCTGTATCAACAGACAGGAGAGAAAGTGCTATTAGACATAGCAGTAGCCTGTGGCAATCATCTCCTATCACAGCGAACTGATACCGCCCCTAGAGCCTGGAAGACAATCAGTAAAACCCCATTAACCGGATTTTCTCACGGTGCAGCAGGTAATTCCTTCTCTTTACTACACCTATATGCTGCGACAGCAGACAAAGTTTATTTGGAAGCGGCACAAGAAGGAATTGAATATGAAACCAGTGTCTTTGACACCTCAGTCCGAAACTGGCCATATTTCCTTTCATTGGAACAAACAAATCAAATTAATTTCTGGCATGCCTGGTGTCACGGCAGCGTGGGGATTGGATTAGCCCGTTTAGGCAGTTCATCGATTCTAAAGACAGAGGAAATTTACTCTGACATTGAGGTAGCTTTGGACACCACCAAGAAGTATGCAATATCTAATATAGATGTAGACCATCTCTGCTGCGGGAGTTTGGGCAGAAATGAACTGTTTGTCGTCGCATTCCAAAAACTTGGCAACCAGGAATGGCTAAACACAGCTAGGGAACAGGCTGCATCGGTAGTTAACAGGGCAAAACAAAATGGAGCCTATGCTTTGTTACCTCATTTGCCTAACTCCGTTTTTAGTCCTAATTTTTTCAAGGGAAGCGCGGGTGTAGGTTATCAATTGTTGCGTTTAGCCTCTCCAGGATCCTTACCTTCTGTTCTGATTTGGGAGTAGAATCAACGTTGTCGCTAGGGTTGAGGTCACTGTTCCCTGTTCCCTGTTCCCGTCTTGATGCAGTCGCTCATGGGGGAAACCACGGCAATAGCGAGTGGTTAGAAGTTACCGTAAGACAGTTGAGCCTTGTCTTGATGCAGTCGCTCATGGGGGAAACCCCCAAGACCGCGCAAATCACGCTAATCAATAAGTTTTACCCCTTTTGTGCATAGCCGACCAACCATAAAGGCGAGCCTGTCTAAGGTTTCGTCTCCGGGGGAGACCCCCAAGACCGCGCTGCCTCCCCAAGACCGCGCTGCATCGCTGTTCCCTGTTCCCTAAAGCCCAATAATTTGTACTTCACCCAATTGCAAACCGTTGTAATCTTCCCTACCTAAGCCAAAATTACAATTTCATCAACTGAACGATATTAATACATAAGTTTGCTTTGGAAATCAGCGCCAGTATCTTCTGGCGCTGATTTTTATTTATTTGCCTAAGCTCGACGCCAGTCAACTACTGTAAATCAAAGGATTCTGGAAAATTTCCAGTGCTGAGTAATAGTTTGGTTGATTGAAGTGACATAATTATTTGATTTATGGCTGAATTCAATAGTAATTTAAATGCTAGTTAATCCTTTTCTATAGCAATACGCGCTCAGGTATTGAAAAATAAAAGTAATGAAGGGACACAGCCCGGTCATGATGTTTACCGATAACCATGCTGTATTAATAGGAATGGCTAAAAAATGTAATCAGTTAAATTATTCCCTATTCCCTATTCCCTATTATCGTGGCACATCCTTATACTTTTAAAAAGCACCTAACTGTAGGTATTATGTCATTTTTAATAGTTTGTAAATAGAGACTTTTTAAAAAAAAATAGCTACTATAAAAATATGACTAAAGCATCAATACCTGGATTTTCAATCAACCACATTAACAGAATTTTATTGGAGTTAAATTAAAATGGCTAATATTAAAATCAAGGATATTTCAGCTCTTAATATGACTGGCACTGAGTTGTTTAAGGATCCAGAAAGCTTTATGACAGAGCTGAGCGATCAAAGTGAGCAAATGGGTATCAAAGGGGGCTCTGGTAGTTGCACAGTCAGTTGTTTGATAACTATAATTAACAACCAAGATATGTAAAAAATATAAGGCTCTCTAGGGTTTTACTACGATAATTTATTATCAAATAATCCCTACAATATTTGTTAAGCCAAGCTTGTAGGGATCGTGAAAATAAATTTTTATAAAAATTTATTTTCATTTTTTTTATTGGCTGCTATTTAAGGGGTAATCGCTGATTTAAACTATTCATGTACTATAATCCGTCTAGAAGAGCGATATCTCTAAGTGTTTGGATTTTTGGATGTTAGTCGTTGAGCGTCACCCTAGGGAATAGTAAACATAAAATAATTCAAGAATTCTAGTATTTTAGTCCAAGACTACTCTTGGACTATTTTTTATAGTTTTTATCAGCTCCACTAGTTTTTTAGACATAACTAGTTTAGTTGATTATATAAAGTTTATAGCAATTTCACTATAAGATCATACGGGCTTTAAAATTACGTATTTTTAGGTAAATCATGAGTAACATAGGTTACTGTTACTGCAGTTTTTGATAAAGTTTTCAGCCAAAATAATTTTAGTATTGTAACAATTAATTGGCGAAAATACAAAACTATTTATTTAATGTCTATATGATAAAAATAAGAGTTAAAAAATATCAATTAATTTCAACTCAACAACACACAATCATTGGGGTAAAATCAAATGGCTAACATCACTATTCTTGACATTAAACCTGCTGGTGTTGAATTGTTTGCTGATTCTGAAAGCTACCTGATCGATTTGTCGGAAAATGAACTCGAAGTTTATGGTGGAATGGTTTGGAGCTATTGGATAAATCAAGGATCAGGGTTTGGGGTGCCAAGGAAGTTGACAAGCTTGTCTGGGAGTAGCTACTGCTATCACCAGACAAATTATAGAGGATAAGTAAGCAAGGGTCAGTTGTCAGCTATCAGCTTATGGGTGTAGTGTGAGCCTTGGCCAAAGGCCACGCTACGCGAATGACTCACGGCTGACCGCACCTCAAGTAGCGTGGCCATAGGCCAAAGATGTTTCTGTTCAGGTGACAGCTGACAACTGACGGCACCTCAAGTAGCACCATCTGTAGCGCATATGCTTACCATAAAATTATTGCAGTCTTTTAGTCCAAGAGTAGTCTTGGACTCTTTTTTAGAGTTTTTATCAGTTCCAATAGTTTTGTGGACATAACTGTTTTAGTTGATTCCCTAATTAGAGATACAGGGTTTTTGATGGGAGCAGGTCAAGGTGGCAGAACCTATGAACTATGTACTATCAGAACCAGCTAACACACATACCAAAGGGAACAGGGAACAGGGAGTAGGGAACAGGGAACAAAATTATCACAATTCCTACACGGATTGCTACATGAGGTAGCCATAGATTTAGTACAAATGATCTGCATAAGTAACATGCTCCCCTTACACAGTCTCCTATGGTAGAACTTATTGAGTTGTTGATAGTGACAAAATTGTTTCAGTTTTAGCATAAATAAACTTGATTGAAAAGAGCCAAGAGCAACTGATATAAGTAGGATAAAAAGCAGAAATCAAACATGGCTAATTGATTTATAATCAACCACAACCGTTTATTGGAGTAAAGTTAAAATGGCAAAGATCAAAGTTAAGGACATCAAACCCACTGGCGCTGACTTGTTCAACGATTCTGAAAGTTTTATGAACGAACTGAGTAATGATGAGCTTGAGCAAGCGATGGGAGGACGTATTTTATATCCAGTACTTTCAGTACAAAAGAGCTGTAATTGCTTAACCACTACTCGATTTACTACTAGAAATACCATTTGCACCCTTCCATATACCGCTGCAATCCTGTAAACTCTTTTGACAAAATACCTTCACTGCTGAATAGTAACTTTAGTAGTGAAGGTTTGAGCAATCAAATGAGTATAACTATTACCTAACGTTCTGATCAGGGAGTCAGTCGATGTCTAAGTATACCCTTCCCCCTCTCCAGGAAGATTCTACAGTCACCTCAGTTTTAGAACCAGAGTTATCCGAGGGGAAATTTCAGGATAAAAAACCACAACAGCCTTCAGTGCTTCGTCCCAAATTAGCCTGTAAGGTTAACTACTATCAAGATCAGCTGATTTTTTCTCAGGATGGTCGAGATTTCGCGTTTCAGGTTAACAGTCAATCAGGAAAAATCTTAAAGAAGTTCATCTCTCTGATGGACGGAACTAAGAGTATGACTGAACTGCAACAAATGTTCTCGGCTAATAACTCTGAGTTGTTCAATACTATTGTGCGTCACCTGGACGAACATAACTTGCTGGATGACGTTGCTCAGGTTAGGGTTAATTCAGGCATCGACACGTTGCTGGAATTGGAAGATTTGACCACTGAATTGCTCAATCAGCAGGTTGATGAAAATCTCTTCCTGAAATCCATCAAGTCAGAGACATCCCAACTGCCAATCAACGTTATATATGGTTTTCTAATAGAGCATTACCACTTTATTACTCAACAGTGCTGTTTTGATTCTCCTGGACTTAGCTTCCAAAGCTCTACAAAAGTTAGACAATTGCTCAACGAACGCTACACTCAAGAATACCGCCAAGACCAGGAACTGGTAATGGCAGCACTTAATGCTATTGGCATTAGCCGTGAGCAACTCGCGGATACCATGCCACTCCCAGAAACCATGGGGATGTGCAATGCGTTGACCTATTGGGCAAACTTTGAGCCACTGTTTTTCTTGAGTACTCTGGGATTTTTGGCAGGTCAGACCCGTAAGAATTTTGAATTTTATAGTAAAGCCTGTGAGCGTGTTGAACTAGATTCTGGCTTTATCAACCCGATTAGACAATTGGCAAACAGCAAGCTAAAACTCGAACCAGAAAACTTAAGCCGTCGCATCTTTCAAGAAATACCTCACATTGATCGCCAAACAAAGCAGCGATTTAGAGGACAAACTTACCTGTTTGTTGAAATCTACAACAATTTCTACACAGCTATCTGGAATCATTACTCGTCTGCCAGTCATTTACTGCGGCGAGTTTCAGCAATTTAAGTCCTTGGGTGGTGCGTTACGGGACGGTCTGTCTATGGGGCGAAGAGGCCGAAAATCAGAGGCTTTCCGTGGGTGGTGCGTTACGGGACGGTCTGTCTATGGGGCGAAGAGGCCGAAAATCAGAGGCTTTCCGTGGGTGGTGCGTTACGGGACGGTCTGTCTATGGGGCGAAGAGGCCGAAAATCAGAGGCTTTCCGTGGGTGGTGCGTTACGGGACGGTCTGTCTATGGGGCGAAGAGGCCGAAAATCAGAGGCTTTCCGTGGGTGGTGCGTTACGGGACGGTCTGTCTATGGGGCGAAGAGGCCGAAAATCAGAGGCTTTCCGTCCCTAACGCACCCTACGCACCCTACGCACTCTACTCCCTGTTCCCTGTTCCCTGTTCCCTGTTCCCTATTTTTTCCCTACTCCCTATTCCCTTTACTATATGTCATTAACAAAGGTTTTATTCCAACAACCACTGTTCAAAAATCGGGTATTTTTTGAATTCAAGGACACAGAAGTTGAAATTCATTATGGCGATCAAGGATGCGCGATCGCGGTTGAGCCGGAATACGAGAAGGAAACTGTCCAACTGCTAAGACTTTTGCAAGCGGGAGGTATGTCCCCAGAGCAATTGGGTCTGGCCTGTCCAGGAATTCAAGAGGATATTCCCGAACTCCTCGCTGAGCTGGATCGCCGGGGTCTACTGATAGAAACCTATCAAGAAGTGGAATTTCGTGGGGTGAGTGGACAGCAGTTCTATCGAGAGTTGTGCCGATTTCTTAACCGCATGAAGGGGCAATTTCCCCTTTCTCCTTTCTCAGAAAAGATGGCTGATGAGACCATTACCAGAAACCAGTTGATTGGTTATGCTTTGGAATCCTATCACGTTACCCATCTGTGTCCTAGACTGTTAGCGCCATCCTTAGCTAATTATGAATCCCCTGGGACACAAAAACTTCTCCAGGAATTTTTTGTGTCTGAGTTGCACCATGACCGTTTGATTGAGAATTCCTTGAAGAGTGTGGGCATCGAAGCTGAGCAACTGCAACGGATGCAGCCCCTACCCATGACTTTCGCAGTCTGTTCGACCCTGGCCGTTTTTGCCAAGCAACATCCTCTAAGCTTTAAGGCTGCACTGTTGTTGTTTGAGGAAGATGACAAGCTATTCCACCAGTTGTTTAAGCAGCAGTGCCAAGCCTTGGAGTTACCACCGGAATTTTATAAACCCATCCTGCTCCATGCCGGTATCAATGAAGAAGGGGCACATGATCAAATCACTTCGATTCTGCTGGCAGAAGTGGCTTATGTGTCACCACAAGAACAAGTAGTGGTTAAGAAGAATCTGGCAATTCTGCTGGAGTCAATGGTTCGACGGACTCACGAAATTCTGGATTACTATGGTAACTCTAATAATATCATTCCTCGTTGTTTTACCTGAAGGGGCGAGATGAAAGCTATCCCTAAGCATTCAGCTATCAGCTAAAGGCTAATGCGCTACGCGAACGGCTAAAGGTCTGTGGTCACGCTACGAGAACAGTTTATGCCCATAAACGCTATTTGAAAAATAAGCTGACGGCTGACGGCTGACGGCTGTTGGCGTAGCCTGCGCGTAGCGCATATGCTTACGTCTTTTAGTCCAAGAGTAGTCTTGGGCTATTTTTTATGGTTTTTATCAGTGCCAATAGTTATTTAGACATAACTAGTTTAGTTTATTTCCTAAATTAGAGATAAGTTAACTATAAGAATAGTTTTAAAGGTAAGTTATCGTAAATTTATGAGCTATTGATAGGTTAATTAGCAGGTAAGTTAGATTATTTTTTTGAAAAAATAGAAGTTTTTTTGTCAACAAAATAATCTAATAAATATAGACATTATAGAATAAATCAAATAGGATTAAAATAGGAATAAAACATTACTCAATTATTCCTAGTCAAGGACACACTGCAAACATAAGGAGATTTACCTATGGCCAAGATCACAATTTCTGAACTTCATCCGGCTGGATTTGAACTATTTTGTGATACTGAAAACTTTATGATTGACCTCAGCGAAGATGAACTGAAT includes:
- a CDS encoding phosphotransferase translates to MTFILNSHNVFDYLADRGLCNPSEQALSKIEPLEAKNFNLLLTFPDGNKLLVKQERHNQEGKAAGEFLNEWRIQEFLQQFPELANLRSLIPEVLHFDGENSIMVFRYLDDYRDLMDFYAKENIFPTEVAATIGTLLGKIHHHTFNRKDYQDFFCTETDNQTTEQVPRLVNSLERIGPEIFGSVPADGLKFFALYQRYDSLGQAIAQLGNTFAPCCLTHNDLKLNNILLHQDWEHESTSMVRLIDWERCSWGDPAFDLGTLISSYVQIWLSSLVISKSLSIEESLGLAMTPLEQLQPSIAALTKGYFETFPEILEHRPDFLRTVVQFTGFGLIQRIRAMIEYQKSFGNAGIAMLQVAKTLLCRPEKSMPTIFGPAIAELIQLSPSAV
- a CDS encoding T3SS effector HopA1 family protein, which translates into the protein MQLLDSRAIQPSPITNQQLLDVLDDIVNKVKIQSDFSIHHSDYKPLEIPAEAVERFQRMPEDMQQKYISLQLRSFLYGIYYNGSMRDTLAPEADTEAAPVDLENNTILGVDVGFYQRLHDSNSGKGYFDPGWSVLREESDGTLAVTKGGLRLHIEREQHLPASQQSATVGDLVAIRMPKNLVQNGFYMAVGNLEAHRPQTDQSVTVRIYFNLTPDGAVAVMGSLTQQLNEIEIPFHFKVLYNPKDYERHDSGVLYFDKCHYDAVEGVLKTVYTEHQSHFQPDVPLFTMELAPGLGLAEEPDQKFAEQESFGMNRCQIVANGLLDAWHQGDDSTEARMKAILGQFSRLGIDLERVYLNANSEDIYTSLNFS
- a CDS encoding type 2 lanthipeptide synthetase LanM family protein; the protein is MPVIGSEISPIATIAINATFLSERVNNPCYQNVIPQKDHDLIEERLNTWSQLLGGEQQLKKRLQWDGLDLTTVLNLLGTAEFREDYPLPSWAETLKELIETSAASWLTLEGEYNSPLDSQNPLPFEDFYLPFIRVGRSKLSTGLSANSPLTLLSQEAYAALERSLLQQLVNLGTETLLFEFNTFREAHPPANQTTAQDSRISYNTFFKNLLKDGGLAFFNRYPVLGRLIATTLDLWVEYTTEFIQRLQQDFSAIERIFSEQASLGNVQTIETSLSNPHHGGRSVLALTFSSGIKVLYKPKDLGLDVAFNQLLDWCNHQETSLTFKLTKILNRQGYGWVEFIEHQPCDNQAAVQRFYHRAGMLLSLLHLLGASSCDNQNVIASGEYPSLIDADLLMHPVQQSLNESEDWFKYSVLHTGLLPGWEGDTYSANPQDSSVLGNIWPKQIHSSREWKFINTDGMHLAPNKVIIPAGTNVVILDGKTVSPNNYVEQIVTGFEEIYHLLSKNREMLLGQESPLCALQFLKSRFSLRPTLTYGMVSKRSLSPQYLRNGADYSILIDFLSRHYLMGEENLDFKELLGAETTSLQQLDIPYFTVFCNSTALELASAKPIKHFFKTSSYQQLIAKIQSLDEEDLAKQIKLIRASFYAKYAHLTNNSAALQGNFSQFSSLNSDELLEEAIAIGNSLVANAIETGDGCNWIDLDYMFKAKRYQLQVLDDSLFTGRAGVSLFLAALGKITGEPEFKEVAKAALCPLRQSLKKAQADRNLLQLRLDGIKLGGVLGLMGLGGIIYSLVKISQFLQEPALLGDAQQAAKLITADVIAADQTLDIIFGVAGAIMGLLTLYQQTGEKVLLDIAVACGNHLLSQRTDTAPRAWKTISKTPLTGFSHGAAGNSFSLLHLYAATADKVYLEAAQEGIEYETSVFDTSVRNWPYFLSLEQTNQINFWHAWCHGSVGIGLARLGSSSILKTEEIYSDIEVALDTTKKYAISNIDVDHLCCGSLGRNELFVVAFQKLGNQEWLNTAREQAASVVNRAKQNGAYALLPHLPNSVFSPNFFKGSAGVGYQLLRLASPGSLPSVLIWE
- a CDS encoding iron-containing redox enzyme family protein, which produces MSLTKVLFQQPLFKNRVFFEFKDTEVEIHYGDQGCAIAVEPEYEKETVQLLRLLQAGGMSPEQLGLACPGIQEDIPELLAELDRRGLLIETYQEVEFRGVSGQQFYRELCRFLNRMKGQFPLSPFSEKMADETITRNQLIGYALESYHVTHLCPRLLAPSLANYESPGTQKLLQEFFVSELHHDRLIENSLKSVGIEAEQLQRMQPLPMTFAVCSTLAVFAKQHPLSFKAALLLFEEDDKLFHQLFKQQCQALELPPEFYKPILLHAGINEEGAHDQITSILLAEVAYVSPQEQVVVKKNLAILLESMVRRTHEILDYYGNSNNIIPRCFT